In the Topomyia yanbarensis strain Yona2022 chromosome 3, ASM3024719v1, whole genome shotgun sequence genome, one interval contains:
- the LOC131688306 gene encoding DC-STAMP domain-containing protein 2-like produces the protein MPSRRHKYQTTTKKKSKHKVYKIAFGLVLGLIKTVALYFLLRYQFDVNPQTTIIAVVILGFIFTIVSARSSSFQCLTLLMVPQILSKRGRAAMIAYAFVLAINGPARNAIANIDAVGEAITCGQQKLRAAIHDALQAAKVPFVALKKAIGEILSEVEKTFAKVQQVLKRILLLIKRILNSIQAGYQWLSNVVSLCNKKIGSPFDRCYKALESAVDDCKERLPGVGFLCEVTHVAKLVCYSVKFIDFMCELIDFASDGIVKDIERKLQEYIHNMKIMFSVKVDFDHAFAFKTNSSKTFSQITHEIKQEISAKSKSLFTLFNIFGVISSFCFLCVIIRSIRYKMKYLTKDQFDNCYLSRDFEEIDGRRKTLGRETLLPLTRKERNRYINLTSASLTRKEQFRIARNAVFLFVSSVQILGLVSADYCLFWLLITIRHATLKQAGIETPPMVTLEVGGSGIIADMYRGIVGAFEPMVKHLGILDPVQCAPEPRVPNLTRYLQICLILLFCWMCIVLEPYGLRVRQLIMRAYYPERARERAVWLYNDILLKRETFVKMVRRQLAFGRNGDTQEAVSWMDVIRAKTNRFWICRKILGDSKAKRCILCSTKLMNDDLISCLRPGCPGVYCYECCLEAHYVCSICSERMDFGDLSNDSIERDSSEEEPNV, from the exons ATGCCTTCCAGACGGCACAAATATCAAACAACAACCAAGAAAAAATCGAAGCACAAAGTGTACAAAATCGCGTTCGGTTTAGTGTTAGGTCTAATCAAAACAGTGGCCCTATACTTTCTTTTGCGTTACCAGTTCGATGTGAACCCGCAAACCACCATCATCGCAGTCGTTATTCTGGGTTTTATCTTTACCATTGTTTCCGCTCGTAGCTCCAGCTTTCAATGTCTGACGCTGCTGATGGTGCCCCAGATCCTTAGCAAACGAGGAAGAGCCGCTATGATAGCATACGCGTTTGTCCTGGCCATCAATGGTCCGGCCAGGAACGCTATAGCAAATATTGACGCCGTTGGAGAAGCGATTACATGTGGTCAACAAAAACTACGAGCGGCCATCCACGATGCACTGCAAGCGGCCAAGGTTCCCTTTGTAGCGCTGAAGAAGGCAATTGGAGAGATTCTGTCTGAggttgaaaaaacttttgcaaaGGTTCAGCAGGTGCTGAAAAGGATTTTGCTGTTGATCAAGCGAATAT TAAACAGCATCCAGGCCGGATATCAGTGGCTTTCGAAcgttgtttcgttgtgtaacAAGAAGATCGGTTCTCCATTCGATAGATGTTACAAGGCATTGGAGTCGGCGGTGGACGACTGTAAAGAGCGACTTCCAGGGGTAGGATTTTTATGCGAAGTGACTCACGTGGCAAAGCTGGTCTGCTACAGTGTGAAATTTATCGACTTCATGTGCGAATTGATAGATTTCGCGAGTGACGGTATTGTCAAGGACATTGAGAGAA AATTACAAGAATATATACATAACATGAAGATTATGTTTAGCGTGAAGGTTGATTTTGACCACGCCTTCGCTTTCAAAACCAATTCTTCGAAGACTTTTTCACAAATCACCCACGAAATCAAGCAAGAGATAAGTGCGAAaagcaaaagtttgtttacattgttcaatatttttggcGTAATTTCAAGCTTCTGTTTCCTTTGTGTTATTATTAG ATCCATAAGATACAAAATGAAATACCTCACCAAAGACCAGTTCGACAATTGTTACCTTAGTCGAGACTTCGAAGAAATCGACGGACGCCGTAAAACGTTGGGTCGGGAAACACTCCTACCGCTAACACGAAAGGAACGCAACCGCTACATAAATCTAACATCAGCATCGCTAACTCGAAAAGAGCAGTTCCGAATCGCTCGAAATGCCGTTTTCCTTTTCGTTTCATCCGTTCAAATCCTGGGACTAGTAAGTGCCGATTACTGTCTGTTCTGGCTGTTGATTACGATTCGACATGCCACTCTCAAGCAGGCTGGCATCGAAACGCCTCCGATGGTCACACTGGAGGTAGGCGGATCGGGTATAATAGCCGATATGTATCGTGGTATCGTGGGAGCCTTCGAACCGATGGTCAAACATCTAGGAATTCTGGACCCAGTTCAATGTGCGCCGGAGCCACGGGTACCGAATCTAACCCGATACTTGCAGATCTGTTTGATTCTATTGTTTTGCTGGATGTGTATTGTTTTAGAACCATACGGACTACGGGTAAGGCAATTGATAATGAGAGCATACTATCCGGAAAGGGCACGCGAAAGAGCTGTCTGGTTATATAACGATATTCTGTTGAAAAGAGAAACCTTCGTCAAAATGGTTCGAAGACAACTGGCATTTGGAAGAAACGGTGATACTCAGGAGGCCGTAAGTTGGATGGATGTGATCAGAGCGAAGACCAACCGGTTTTGGATATGTCGTAAAATTCTTGGCGATAGCAAAGCGAAGAGGTGTATTCTCTGCAGTACGAAACTGATGAACGATGACTTGATAAGTTGCCTGCGGCCAGGGTGTCCCGGGGTTTACTGCTATGAATGCTGTCTGGAAGCTCATTACGTGTGCTCTATTTGTTCGGAGCGGATGGATTTCGGAGATTTGAGTAACGATTCGATTGAGAG